The Streptomyces achromogenes DNA segment ACATCGAGGTGCGCATCGGTGAACTGAGCCTGCTGCTGGACGATCTGTTCGTCGGCACGCCGTGCCTGGAGGCCGCCGCGGACCATGTCCTGGCGGCTCTGCTGCCGGACGCCGACAGCCACAACGACGACGTCACCCTGCTGCTGGCGCAACTGCCGGCCGCGCCGCTGGCCACCGTCACCACCCACCTCCCGGCCGTCCCGGCCTCCGTGCCGGAGGGGCGTGCCATTCTGCACAAGGCGCTGACCTCGTGGAACTGCGCGGACAGCGCCACCGACGCCCTCCTGTTGCTGTCGGAGACGCTGACCAACGCCGTCCAGCACGCCTCGGGGCCGGTGGGCCTGCATCTGCACCGGACGGCGACCGACCTCACGGTGGAGGTGAGCGACGGCAGCGCGCAGCTCCCCCAGCCGCGTTCGGCGATCGAGGACGAGGAGTCGGGCCGTGGTCTGCTCCTGGTTCGGGCCCTCGCCGCCAGTTGGGGCGTGCGGCCGACGGACGAGGGCAAGACGACATGGTTCAGGCTGAGGCTGTGAGCCCCCGGGGCGGGCCGCCGCAGCTCCAGGCGAGCGCGTCGAGGTGCGCCTGCACATAGGGGACGGCCACCGCGTGCAGTTCGCGTTCCCCGTCGACGAAGGCCGGCTGGACGTTGACCTCGAAGACGACTCCGCCGTTCTCCACGGCCAGGTCGACGCCGGCGAAGGGCAGCCCGACCGAGGCGGTGGCGGCGACGGCGAGCTCGCCCAGCCGGGGGTCCAGGTCCGGCGGGGCGATGTGGACCGCGGTCGCGCCCCGGCAGGTGTTGCAGGGGGTGTCGGTCTCGGGCTGGAGGTGCTCGCGGGCGTGCACGACGCGGTCACCGAGGACGAAGACGCGGAACTGGTGGCGCCGGCCGTCGGCGGTCACGTTGCCGGCGTCGCGGGAGAGCAGCCAGTCGGTGCCGCGTTCGGCGTAGTAGGCGGCGGCGTCCGCCAGCTGGGCGCGGGTGGTGACGTGGAAGGTGTCGTTGCCGCCGGTACCGACCACGGGCCTGGCCCAGGTGTCCCCGCCGAGCCGGTCGAACGCGTCGGCCGCCTCCCGCGGCGCGGGACGGGACAGCACGGCGGTCTCCATCTGGGCGACGCCGTCCCGGCGGAAGCGTTCGACGGTGAGGTTCTTCTCGGTCGCCGTCCGCCACTCCTCGGGACCGGCCGCCAGGGTGACCACGCCATGGGCTTCCAGGAGCTCCTGGAAGCCGGCGAGGCCCCGTCGGCGGTGCGGCGGGATCTCGTAGAGCAGGACGACGTCGGGCTCGGCGTCGATCCGCTCCTCGGGGACCCGCAGCCGTAACCGGTCCCCGTGGCGGGTCGCCCGCCCCGTTCCGCCGGTCGCGAAGTGCCGGGAGTCGATCCGGACGGGCGGCGCGCCGGTGAGCAGTTCCACGGCGTCGGCGAGGTACTCGCGGCACCCCTCGGGAGAGGTGGGGTCGGCGATCAGGGCGATGCACGGTCGGGACACAGCGGCCTCCAGGGGCTCTCGACGCGCGCTCGTACCGCGGACGGCCCTCGCACGGCCCGAGCGGTGTCACGGATGGTGCCTGTCGCGCGGGTGGTCGCACACCTGTCGCCGCGGAAGCCGCGCCGGTGTGCGGGCCGTCGCCGGGCCCGGACGGGCGCCGGGCCGGACGGCCGGTGACCAGGGTGGTGGGGCAGGCCCCGGGGATCCGTGTGCGGGGCCGGCCGACCACTGTAAGCACCGGGTGCGGCGTCGTGCCAGGGCGCACGACGGCCCGGCGCCTGCCCCTCCCCCTGCGCCGTCCGCCCCGGCCCGTGCGCCCTGGCCGGACAGGCGCGCCGCGGCCCCCGGGAGGCGGCGGCCGCGCCGGCCTCAGCCGTCCCGGCGCCGGAGCCTCAGCCGTCCCAGGCCCAGTCCGCCACCTCGGGAAGGTCGGTGCCGTGGACGCGGATCCAGTCGTGGTGGCGCAGTCGCGCGTCCTCCATCCGCTGGCGTACGGCGGCGGCGCGCACGGCGAGACCGGGGACGCGGTCGATGACGTCCATGACGAGGCGGTAGCGGTCGAGGTCGTTGCGGACGACCATGTCGAACGGTGTGGTCGTGGTGCCGATCTCCTTGTATCCGCGTACGTGCAGGTTCCGGTGGCCGGTGCGGCGGTAGGCGAGGCGGTGGATCAGCCACGGGTAGCCGTGGTAGGCGAAGATCACCGGCCGGTCGGTGGTGAACAGACCGTCGTACTCGAAGTCGCTCATCCCGTGCGGGTGTTCGCCGGCCGGCAGCAGCCGGGCGATGTCCACGACGTTGACCACGCGGACCGCCAGCTCCGGCAGATGGCGGCGCAGCAGCTGGGCCGCGGCCAGCACCTCCTGGGTGGGCACGTCCCCCGCGCAGCCGAGGACCACGTCGGGTTCGCGGGTGCCGTCCCCGCTGCCGGCCCACTCCCACACGCCGGCCCCCCGCGCGCAGTGCGCGCGGGCCTGATCCATCGTCAGCCAGTCGTAGCAGGGCTGCTTTCCGGCCACGATGACGTTGACGTAGTCGCGGCTGCGCAGGACATGGTCGGCCACGGACAGCAACGTGTTGGCGTCCGGCGGCAGGTAGACCCGTACGACCTCGGGGCTCTTGTTGAGGACGTGGTCCACGAAGCCGGGGTCCTGGTGGGAGAAGCCGTTGTGGTCCTGTCGCCAGACGTGCGAGGTGAGCAGGTAGTTGAGGGAGGCGACGGGCGCCCGCCAGGGCAGCCGGCGGGTGACGCGCAGCCACTTGATGTGCTGGTTGACCATGGAGTCGACGATGTGCGCGAACGCCTCGTAGCAGGAGAACAGACCATGACGACCCGTCAGCAGATAGCCCTCCAGCCAGCCCTGGCAGGTGTGTTCGGAGAGGATCTCCATCACCCGGCCGTGCCGGTCGAGGTTCTCGTCGACCTGGAGGGTCTGCGCCTGCCAGGCCTTGCCGGTGGCTCCGTAGACGGCCTGGAGCCGGTTGGAGGCGGTCTCGTCCGGGCCGACGAGCCGGAAGTCACGCCGGTCGGCGGTGGAGCGCATCACGTCCTCGAGCAGGCCGCCCAGCACGGCGGTCGGTTCGTGCAGTGCGGCGCCCGGCCTGTCCACGGGGACGGCGTGCGCGTCCAGGTCGGGCAGCGGGAGTTCGCGCAGCAGCAGCCCGCCGTTGGCGTGCGGGGTGGCGCCGAGCCGGCGGTCCCCTTCGGGGATCCACGCCTGCACGTCGAGGCGGGGCGCGCCGCGTTCGTCGAAGAGCTCCTGCGGCCGGTAGGAGCGCAGCCACGCTTCCAGCTGCCGCAGGTGTTCGGGGTTGTCGCGGACGGCGGACAGCGGCACCTGGTGGGCGCGCCAGGTCCCCTCGACCGGGAGGCCGTCGACGTGGGCGGGGCCGGTCCAGCCCTTCGGGGTGCGCAGCACGATCACCGGCCAGCGGGGGCGTTCGCCGGAGCCCTCCTCCCGGGCGGCGCGCTGGAGGGCCGCGATGCGGTCCAGGGCGGTGTCCATGGCCTGCGCCATCGCGCGGTGGACGGCGTCGGGCTCGTCGCCGGTGACGTGGATCGGGTCGTGGCCGTAGCCGCGCAGCAGGTCGTCGAGCTCGGGCTCGGGGATGCGCGCGAGCACCGTCGGGTTGGCGATCTTGTACCCGTTGAGGTGCAGGATCGGCAGGACGGCGCCGTCGTGCACCGGGTCGAGGAACTTGTCGGAGTGCCAGGAGGCGGCCAGCGGCCCGGTCTCCGCCTCGCCGTCGCCGATCACACAGGCGACCAGCAGGTCGGGGTTGTCGAAGGCGGCGCCGTACGCGTGGGAGAGCGAATAGCCGAGTTCGCCGCCCTCGTGGATGGAGCCGGGGGTCTCCGGGGCGACGTGGCTGGGGATGCCGCCGGGGAAGGAGAACTGCTTGAACAGCCGGGCCATGCCGGCCGCGTCCTGGGTGACGTCCGGGTAGATCTCGGAGTAGGAGCCCTCCAGCCAGGAGTTCGCCACCACCGCGGGCCCGCCGTGCCCGGGTCCCCAGATGCACAGGGCGCGCAGATCACGGGTGCGGATGACGCGGTTGAGGTGGGTGTACACGAGGTTCAGCCCGGGCGAGGTGCCCCAGTGGCCCAGCAGTCGCGGCTTGACGTGCTCCGGCCGCAGCGGCTCGGTGAGCAGCGGGTTGGCCATGAGGTAGATCTGGCCGACGGCCAGGTAGTTCGCGGCGCGCCAGTGGGCGTGCAGCGTCCTGAGCTCGTCGTCGGTGAGCCGGGCGGACGTCGCTTGCGGGTCGACGGGCATCTCGGGTTCCCTTCCGGATCGGGTTCGCTCGGAGGTGCGTGCCGGTCCGTACCCGCCCACCCTCCCCGCCGGCCGGGTACCCCACACGGCCGAGCGACCCATACGGAGCAGCGAAGCCGTCCGTAAGGGGCCCGTCCGAAAGGGGCCCGCCCGCAGGAGAGCGTCCGTAGCGGGCGCGGACCTACAAGCCGGAGTCGGCCCCGCCCAGACCGAAGCCGTCGGGGGCGGGGACCGGACCGCGGGAGGCGCCCGGCACGCCCGCCGCACGTGCCGCGCCCGACACACCCGACGCGCGTGCCGCGTCTGACGCACCGGCGCCGTCGAGCGCCGCGAGGTGCGCGAGGTTCTGCCGGTCCTCGGCGTCCTGGCCGGCCTCGGCGGCGAACCAGGCGTCCAGGATCTCCTTGAGCAGCGGCTCGGAGGTCAGACGCAGGCTGAGCGCGAGGACGTTGGCGTCGTTCCAGCGCCGGGCGCCTTCAGCGGTGCCCGCGTCCGTGCACAGGGCGGCCCGGACGCCGGCGACCTTGTTGGCGGCGATGGACGCGCCCGTGCCGGTCCAGCAGCACACGACCGCCTGCTCGGAGGTCCCGTCGGCCACGTCACGTGCCGCCGCCGCGGAGCAGGCCGCCCACCGGGGGTCGTCGCCGGAGCGCAGCGCGCCGTGCGGCACCACGTCGTGCCCGCGGCCGCGCAGCTCCGCGACGAGGGCGCGGGCCACTGGTTCGTCCATGTCCGAGGAGACGGAGATCCGCATGTCCGCGAGCCTACTGACGGCAGGCCCGCCCTGTCGCCCCGAACGCCTCAAGGAGGCCGGGCCCACGGGACGTCGCCCCGCCGGAAGGGCACACGCACCACCCGGCTCCGCCCGCCGCGACCCCGCACACCGCACGGCACCGCAGCCACCTCGTGCACGTGCACCCTGCGCACCCCGCGCGCCCCGTGCCCGCCCGCCCGCGTCGACCGGACGATCACCTCGCGGCAGCGGGAAGCCCGCTCGGCTCCCCGCTCGGCGACCCGTCCGTGACGCCGCCGACGAACGCGCCCGTGAGCCCGGCCGGATTGCCGGCCGGGACGATCCCCGAGTCCAGGACGGTGCGGGCGAACGGTTCGAGCAGATGGGCGAGGCGGGCGGTGGCGGCGGGCCCCAGCGTCCTCCACGGCGTGACGGCGGCCGCGTCCGTGTCGGCCTCGATCCCGGCCCGGACGGCCGCTCCCGCTTCGGTGAGACGTGCGTCCTCGTCGAGCCAGCCGCGCTCGCGGAGTTCCGTCTGCGCCGCCTGCCAGGCCGCGAGATCCCACCTGCGGGTCTGCCGCTGGAACTCCGCGTCCGCCTCACCCGCCGCGCACTTGAGCACCATGGCACCGACCGGCCCCAGGCAGCGGCCGACGAGGGCGGCGACATGGCCGTCGCCGCGGTGTTCCCGCAGGGTGGTCAGCGCCTGCCACAGCCTGACGTGCGGCTGTTCCGGGCGGGGCAGAGCCTGGTTGGCCGCCCCGAGCACGCGTCCCGCGGTGTCCGCCGCCCGCGCCGCCTCCCAGGCGAGTTCCGCGGCCTCGGCCATCTCGGGCGAGCCGACGACGTCCTGACCGTGGAGGGCGGTCATGGCGGCGTCCACCGCCCGCTCACGCGCCGCGAGTACGTCCTCGGCCGTCGCCGCACGCCACGCGTCCGGCAGCGCACGCGCCACGCGGTCGGGATGAAACACGTAGAAACAGCTGGTGACGACCGCGGCGGGGGCGGGCCCGAGGGGCGCCGCGCGGAGGGCGAAGTAACCCATCCAGTACCCGCGCATCCCGAGGCGGTCGGCGGCGGCGCGCACCTCGGGCGCGAAGTACACCAGTTGGTGGACCGGTTCGAACCTCTCCCACATCGCCCGTGCGACGGTGTCCTTCACCCAGTCCTCCCGACCGGTCCGGCGGCTGCACCTGCATCTGCACCTGCGAGAGGCAGCATCCGTCATGACGGCGGTCATAACAACCCCGCCCGCCGGAGCCTGCGTACGCGCGGACCGTGCCGTCACCCTCCTCCTGTCACGCGGTTATGGACGTCGGCGTCCGCCCTGGCCTAGGGTGCCGGAGAAAGCGCTTTCTAGCATGGTCATGCCAGTGTCTAGTCGGGAGCGTCGATGTCGCACACCGCACCACAGGACCCCTCGCAGCCGTGGAGCCGAAAGGCGTTTCTGCGGGGCATGACGGCCGTGGGAGTGGCCCCGCTGCTGCCGGCGGCGCTGCCCTCCGCCGCCCGGGCCGCCACGGCCGGCCCGGCTTCCGCCCGGCCCGACTTCGACCTGGTGCAAGGCGGTGTCGCCGTCGACGTGTTCGTGGACGCGGGCGCGGACCCCGCCGTGCTCCGCGCGGCCGGCGACCTGCAGGCCGACGTGGAACGGGTCACCGGAGTCCGGCCGGCCCTGCGGCGCACCCTGCCGGCACGGGCCACGGCGCTGATCGTGGTCGGCACGCTCGGCTCGAGCCCGGTCGTGGACCGTCTCGTCGCGCGCGAGCGGCTCGGTGTGCGGCAGGTCGCGGGGCGCTGGGAGGCGTCCGTGACCCAGGTGGTCGAGCGTCCGGCGCCCGGGGTGGACCGCGCCCTGGTGATCGCGGGCAGCGATCCGCGCGGCACGGTCTACGGGATCTACGACACCTCGGAGCGGATCGGAATCTCGCCCTGGTACTGGTGGGCCGACGTGCCCGTCGAGCGGCGGGACGCGGTCGCCGTGCCCGCGGGGCCCTTCGTGCGCCGCGAGCCGTCGGTCCGCTACCGGGGCGTCTTCATCAACGACGAGCAGAACCTGACCACTTGGTCGCACCGCACGCAGGAGACGGACAAGAACATCGGTCCGCGGACGTACGAGCGCCTCTTCGAGCTGCTGCTCCGGCTGAAGGCGAACTACCTGTGGCCTGCGATGCATCCGTACTCCGACTTCTTCAACAAATACCGGGAGAATCCCGAACTGGCCGACCGCTACGGCATCGTGGTCGGCTCCAGCCATCCGGAGGCGCTGCTGCGCAACGGCGTCCACGAATGG contains these protein-coding regions:
- a CDS encoding SCO6745 family protein, producing the protein MKDTVARAMWERFEPVHQLVYFAPEVRAAADRLGMRGYWMGYFALRAAPLGPAPAAVVTSCFYVFHPDRVARALPDAWRAATAEDVLAARERAVDAAMTALHGQDVVGSPEMAEAAELAWEAARAADTAGRVLGAANQALPRPEQPHVRLWQALTTLREHRGDGHVAALVGRCLGPVGAMVLKCAAGEADAEFQRQTRRWDLAAWQAAQTELRERGWLDEDARLTEAGAAVRAGIEADTDAAAVTPWRTLGPAATARLAHLLEPFARTVLDSGIVPAGNPAGLTGAFVGGVTDGSPSGEPSGLPAAAR
- a CDS encoding phosphoketolase family protein: MPVDPQATSARLTDDELRTLHAHWRAANYLAVGQIYLMANPLLTEPLRPEHVKPRLLGHWGTSPGLNLVYTHLNRVIRTRDLRALCIWGPGHGGPAVVANSWLEGSYSEIYPDVTQDAAGMARLFKQFSFPGGIPSHVAPETPGSIHEGGELGYSLSHAYGAAFDNPDLLVACVIGDGEAETGPLAASWHSDKFLDPVHDGAVLPILHLNGYKIANPTVLARIPEPELDDLLRGYGHDPIHVTGDEPDAVHRAMAQAMDTALDRIAALQRAAREEGSGERPRWPVIVLRTPKGWTGPAHVDGLPVEGTWRAHQVPLSAVRDNPEHLRQLEAWLRSYRPQELFDERGAPRLDVQAWIPEGDRRLGATPHANGGLLLRELPLPDLDAHAVPVDRPGAALHEPTAVLGGLLEDVMRSTADRRDFRLVGPDETASNRLQAVYGATGKAWQAQTLQVDENLDRHGRVMEILSEHTCQGWLEGYLLTGRHGLFSCYEAFAHIVDSMVNQHIKWLRVTRRLPWRAPVASLNYLLTSHVWRQDHNGFSHQDPGFVDHVLNKSPEVVRVYLPPDANTLLSVADHVLRSRDYVNVIVAGKQPCYDWLTMDQARAHCARGAGVWEWAGSGDGTREPDVVLGCAGDVPTQEVLAAAQLLRRHLPELAVRVVNVVDIARLLPAGEHPHGMSDFEYDGLFTTDRPVIFAYHGYPWLIHRLAYRRTGHRNLHVRGYKEIGTTTTPFDMVVRNDLDRYRLVMDVIDRVPGLAVRAAAVRQRMEDARLRHHDWIRVHGTDLPEVADWAWDG
- a CDS encoding ATP-grasp domain-containing protein; translation: MSRPCIALIADPTSPEGCREYLADAVELLTGAPPVRIDSRHFATGGTGRATRHGDRLRLRVPEERIDAEPDVVLLYEIPPHRRRGLAGFQELLEAHGVVTLAAGPEEWRTATEKNLTVERFRRDGVAQMETAVLSRPAPREAADAFDRLGGDTWARPVVGTGGNDTFHVTTRAQLADAAAYYAERGTDWLLSRDAGNVTADGRRHQFRVFVLGDRVVHAREHLQPETDTPCNTCRGATAVHIAPPDLDPRLGELAVAATASVGLPFAGVDLAVENGGVVFEVNVQPAFVDGERELHAVAVPYVQAHLDALAWSCGGPPRGLTASA